A single genomic interval of Armigeres subalbatus isolate Guangzhou_Male chromosome 1, GZ_Asu_2, whole genome shotgun sequence harbors:
- the LOC134206890 gene encoding protein phosphatase 1H, with amino-acid sequence MFNRLKNRVLTVVGPDLPALPSTVGLGSGGSHIGHSRDSDHGSKGNLPEKFRYARPQFLQLLTYDELKASADHNVRPIIVPRDISLLPWNTGYAECVNSGKSEWNEDQAAFHRQVLSHPSRQYHDLPYTYFGIYDGHAGYGAALAASNQFHHILHEKLVDIIDLLMPRMEGDDAAPTGAGVGLNAILPHPILFHKQVSKDELIVGALEAAFADMDAMLAEDRDKYRNAGGCTALVALFILGKLFVANAGDSRGILCKRVHQKTLPNLRPPSVPEETVNGDAATEEEDDEHIVFAEPCSFDHTPETERPRLLSVGKLNPNLMGGEYVAMEYAKKPMTKDLGTRILYRQGTMKGWTYKTLTRNDLKMPIVTGDGKRSRLLGTIGVTRGFGDHDLKALGSGLPIKPFLSCHPDVVCFDLSKIETDSNEENVDGDYGVLVMATDGLWDVTYSQKVANTVFTTLKKFPTERHRYTMAAQELVAKSRGRANINGHWRLSDSRAAATVDDISVIVIPVYQYYLEYLEWKRSLQKPKPVEVPPSTAEVTPAEEAIAGELSHLTSSSSDSEPLEDAREQSSSGNDITSSATNATSLPN; translated from the exons TCATGGATCGAAAG GGAACCTCCCGGAAAAGTTCCGTTATGCCAGGCCACAATTTTTGCAACTGTTAACGTATGATGAACTGAAGGCCAGCGCCGATCACAATGTGCGTCCGATAATCGTACCGAGAGACATTTCATTGCTGCCGTGGAATACTGGTTACGCGGAGTGTGTCAATTCGGGAAAGTCCGAGTGGAACGAGGACCAAGCGGCGTTCCACCGGCAGGTCCTGTCGCATCCCTCTAGACAGTACCATGATCTACCGTACACGTACTTCGGGATCTACGATGGACATGCGGGGTACGGAGCCGCTTTGGCTGCCTCTAATCAATTTCACCATATCTTGCATGAAAAACTAGTGGACATCATCGATCTATTGATGCCTAGAATGGAAGGGGACGATGCGGCTCCCACTGGAGCAGGGGTAGGATTAAACGCAATCCTTCCACATCCAATCTTATTCCACAAACAGGTCAGTAAGGATGAGCTGATAGTAGGCGCCCTGGAGGCTGCCTTTGCCGACATGGACGCCATGTTGGCTGAAGATCGCGACAAATACCGCAACGCCGGCGGTTGCACAGCATTGGTAGCCCTGTTCATACTCGGTAAGCTTTTCGTAGCCAATGCGGGAGATTCACGAGGTATTCTTTGCAAACGGGTTCACCAGAAGACACTCCCAAACCTTCGGCCGCCCTCTGTTCCCGAAGAAACTGTTAACGGAGATGCCGCCACAGAGGAAGAAGACGACGAACACATAGTCTTCGCTGAACCCTGCTCATTCGACCACACTCCGGAAACTGAGAGGCCCCGACTACTCTCCGTCGGGAAGCTCAATCCAAACCTGATGGGAGGCGAATACGTGGCGATGGAGTACGCCAAAAAACCGATGACTAAGGACCTGGGCACTCGGATTCTCTACCGACAGGGCACCATGAAAGGATGGACGTACAAAACCCTGACCCGGAACGATCTCAAAATGCCGATCGTCACGGGGGATGGCAAACGAAGTCGTCTCCTGGGTACCATCGGCGTAACCCGAGGCTTCGGAGATCATGACCTCAAAGCACTGGGCAGTGGACTTCCGATCAAACCATTCCTCAGCTGCCACCCGGATGTGGTTTGCTTTGATCTGAGCAAGATCGAAACCGATTCCAACGAGGAAAACGTGGATGGTGATTACGGAGTTCTAGTTATGGCCACTGACGGCCTCTGGGACGTTACCTACTCTCAAAAAGTAGCCAATACTGTATTTACCACGTTGAAAAAGTTTCCTACCGAACGGCATCGGTACACGATGGCTGCCCAGGAGCTTGTGGCCAAGTCACGCGGACGAGCCAACATCAACGGTCACTGGCGGTTGTCCGACTCCCGGGCCGCTGCCACCGTCGACGACATCTCCGTCATCGTAATCCCCGTCTATCAGTACTATTTGGAATATCTCGAGTGGAAGCGATCGCTTCAGAAACCCAAACCGGTGGAGGTGCCCCCGAGTACCGCCGAAGTTACACCTGCCGAAGAAGCTATCGCCGGCGAACTGAGCCATCTGACCAGTTCGTCGTCGGATTCCGAACCGCTTGAGGACGCCCGAGAGCAGTCATCCTCGGGCAACGATATTACGAGTTCTGCTACCAATGCTACTAGCCTACCCAACTAG